Proteins encoded in a region of the Quercus lobata isolate SW786 chromosome 8, ValleyOak3.0 Primary Assembly, whole genome shotgun sequence genome:
- the LOC115958534 gene encoding nicotianamine aminotransferase 1-like — protein sequence MENGTKQIWGFRGNEELKIASEITVRGFLNSLMFHVNKDDDRPTVPLGHGDPSAFPSFRTTGIAEDAIVDALRTANYNCYAPTVGVLPARRSIADYLSRDLPYKLSADDVYLTIGCTQAIEVILTVLARPGANILLPRPGFPYYEARAACSRLEVRHFDLLPEKGWEVNLEAVEALADQNTVAMVIINPGNPCGNVYSHQHLEKIAETARKLGILVITDEVYNHLTFGSNPFVPLGTFGSIAPVITLGSISKRWIVPGWRCGWLVTNDPNGILRKTGIVDSIKGCLDVSSDPATFIQGAIPQILENTKEDFFSKIIYIIREAANLCYERIKEIPCITCPYKPEGSMYTMVKLNLCLLEDIGDDMEFCLKLAKEESVIVLPGMAMGMKNWLRITIAIELSILEDGLARIKAFCQRHAKNNKI from the exons atggaaaacgGGACAAAGCAGATATGGGGGTTTAGGGGTAACGAAGAGCTGAAGATTGCATCTGAGATAACTGTTCGAGGATTTCTCAACTCGTTAATGTTTCATGTCAACAAAGATGATGATAGACCAACGGTTCCTCTTGGCCATGGAGATCCCTCGGCATTTCCATCCTTTCGGACCACTGGCATTGCCGAAGATGCCATTGTTGATGCCCTTCGAACAGCTAACTACAATTGTTATGCACCAACTGTTGGCGTTCTTCCAGCGAGAAG GTCTATAGCGGATTATCTCTCTCGAGACCTCCCATACAAGTTGTCAGCAGATGATGTTTATCTTACAATTGGATGCACACAAGCAATAGAAGTCATATTAACTGTCCTTGCTCGCCCGGGTGCCAACATTTTGCTTCCAAGGCCAGGCTTCCCATACTATGAAGCTCGCGCTGCCTGTAGCCGACTTGAAGTTCGCCATTTTGATCTTCTTCCTGAAAAGGGTTGGGAGGTTAATCTTGAAGCTGTTGAAGCTCTTGCAGATCAGAACACTGTTGCCATGGTGATCATCAACCCTGGAAATCCTTGTGGCAATGTCTACTCACACCAACATTTGGAGAAA ATTGCAGAGACAGCAAGAAAGCTTGGGATTCTGGTGATTACAGATGAGGTTTATAACCATCTCACTTTTGGAAGTAATCCCTTTGTCCCTCTGGGGACCTTTGGATCAATTGCACCTGTTATTACACTAGGGTCTATTTCAAAGAGATGGATTGTACCTGGTTGGCGTTGTGGTTGGCTTGTTACAAATGATCCAAATGGCATCCTTCGAAAAACTGGG ATTGTTGATAGCATTAAGGGCTGCCTTGATGTCTCTTCTGATCCTGCAACCTTCATTCAG GGGGCAATTCCTCAAATCTTAGAAAATACAAAGGAggatttcttttcaaaaatcatCTACATAATAAGGGAAGCTGCAAATTTGTGTTATGAGAGAATCAAGGAAATCCCTTGCATTACTTGCCCATATAAACCTGAAGGTTCCATGTACACAATG GTCAAGCTCAACCTGTGCCTACTGGAAGACATCGGTGATGATATGGAGTTCTGCCTCAAGCTGGCAAAAGAGGAATCAGTCATCGTTCTACCGG GGATGGCTATGGGGATGAAGAACTGGTTGCGCATAACTATCGCCATTGAGCTTTCCATTCTTGAAGATGGCCTTGCAAGGATAAAAGCCTTCTGCCAAAGGCATGCCAAGAACAATAAGATTTAG
- the LOC115957997 gene encoding tyrosine aminotransferase-like gives MENGAERWNFLGDGKLKATSGTTTVHGVLLNIRRNVDKDDPRPTVPLGHGDPSLFPCFRTTTIAEDAIVDAVRSAEFNYYSPKPGLLPTRRAIADYLSRDLPYTLSPDDVFLTVGCIQAIEVTLMVLACPGANILLPRPCFPSYDAHASSNNLEVRYFDLIPEKGWEVDIEGVEALADENTVAMVVINPGNPCGSVYTHQHLKKIAETARKLGILVVADEVYHHLSFGTNPFVPMGVFGSIVPVITLGSISKRWLVPGWRLGWLVTSDPNGILQKSKIVECIMGRLNLTSGPPTFIQGAVPQILEKTGEDFFSKVIVILREAAHICYDRIMEIPCITCPNKPEGSMFVMVKLNPSLLEDIIDDMDFCLKLAKEDSVIVLPGVALGMKNWLRITFAVEPSTLEDGLRRIKAFCQRHAKKQ, from the exons ATGGAAAACGGGGCAGAAAGATGGAATTTTTTGGGGGACGGAAAGCTCAAAGCAACGTCGGGAACCACCACCGTTCATGGTGTTCTCttgaatataagaagaaatgttGACAAAGATGATCCCAGGCCAACTGTGCCTCTTGGCCATGGCGACCCCTCGCTTTTCCCATGCTTTCGGACCACCACAATTGCCGAAGATGCCATTGTTGACGCTGTCCGCTCCGctgaatttaattattattcacCAAAGCCTGGACTCCTTCCCACAAGGAG AGCTATCGCAGATTATCTGTCTCGTGATCTTCCATACACGTTATCACCAGATGACGTTTTTCTCACAGTTGGTTGCATCCAAGCAATTGAAGTAACACTGATGGTCCTTGCTTGCCCAGGTGCCAACATTCTGCTTCCAAGACCATGCTTCCCATCCTATGATGCTCATGCCTCATCTAACAATCTTGAAGTCCGTTATTTTGATCTCATTCCTGAAAAGGGTTGGGAGGTTGACATTGAAGGTGTTGAAGCTCTTGCTGATGAGAATACTGTTGCCATGGTTGTCATAAACCCTGGCAATCCTTGTGGAAGTGTCTATACACACCAACATTTGAAGAAG ATTGCAGAGACAGCAAGAAAGCTAGGCATTCTGGTGGTTGCGGATGAAGTTTATCACCATCTCTCTTTCGGAACTAATCCATTTGTGCCGATGGGAGTATTTGGATCAATCGTGCCTGTTATCACACTAGGGTCTATATCAAAGAGATGGCTTGTACCAGGTTGGCGACTAGGATGGCTTGTGACAAGTGATCCTAATGGCATCCTTCAAAAATCTAAG ATTGTAGAATGCATTATGGGCCGTCTGAATTTGACATCTGGTCCACCAACATTCATTCAG GGTGCGGTTCCTCAGATCCTTGAAAAGACAGGTGAGGATTTcttttcaaaagttattgtcatcCTAAGGGAGGCTGCACATATATGTTATGATAGAATTATGGAGATCCCTTGCATTACTTGCCCAAACAAACCTGAAGGATCCATGTTTGTGATG GTTAAGCTAAATCCATCATTATTGGAAGACATAATTGATGATATGGACTTCTGTCTCAAGCTGGCTAAAGAGGATTCGGTTATTGTTTTACCAG GGGTGGCCCTGGGAATGAAGAATTGGTTGCGCATAACTTTTGCAGTTGAGCCTTCAACTCTTGAAGATGGATTAAGGAGAATTAAAGCCTTCTGTCAAAGGCATGCCAAGAAACAATAA